One Vanacampus margaritifer isolate UIUO_Vmar chromosome 20, RoL_Vmar_1.0, whole genome shotgun sequence DNA window includes the following coding sequences:
- the LOC144040575 gene encoding uncharacterized protein LOC144040575 gives MCEKRTAEYEEELCGEKEDNKRQHQLLDTIDRIQPSIGLHRAVISEEVRPERQQTLHTRIKEEEEDEEITHYKEDKQHSLYQKEEPEYPCMKEEGEDPFFIKEEEEEEENICKLPLTDVLLKRDKGQSKARRGGELPSSNSHQRMMTEGDGDHWRGSQVDCLLAPLSDSDDILPHTSHDDDDDDDDEFGDVSCHIDNKSWKCSHCGNAFAYKRYLKQHKRIHTGEKPFACTDCGQRFSRKESLKIHTRTHTGEEKPFACSVCGQRFSEKKNLNMHALTHSGEEKPFVCSFCGQRFNRKQHLRSHTRTHTGEKPFACSVCDQKFSEKGSLTIHTRTHTGEKPFTCSVCGQRFSEKGSMTRHTRTHTGEKPFACSVCGQRFSEKGHLIRHTRTHTGEKPFACFVCGQIFSQKESLTRHTRTHTGEKPLVCSVCGQRFSEKGSLTRHTRTHTGEKPFVCSVCGQRFLVKGHLLRHTRTHTGEKPFACSVCGQRFLEKGHLKRHTRTHTGEKPYACSVCGQSFTEKGSLTRHTRTHTGEKLFTCSLCGQSFSRKEKVKRHKCAGEPK, from the coding sequence TCATCAGTGAAGAGGTTCGTCCTGAGCGACAGCAGACACTGCACACTCGtattaaagaggaagaagaggatgaagagatCACTCACTACAAAGAAGATAAGCAGCATTCCCTTTACCAAAAGGAGGAACCAGAATACCCTTGCATGAAAGAGGAGGGAGAAGACCCTTTCTTcatcaaggaggaggaggaggaggaggagaataTCTGCAAGTTGCCATTAACTGATGTCCTTTTGAAGCGGGATAAAGGTCAAAGTAAGGCAAGAAGAGGGGGAGAGCTTCCCAGCAGCAACTCTCATCAACGCATGATGACAGAAGGTGATGGAGACCACTGGAGAGGATCACAAGTCGACTGCCTTTTAGCTCCACTATCAGATAGTGACGACATATTGCCACACACATcgcacgatgatgatgatgatgatgatgatgagtttGGAGATGTGTCATGTCACATTGACAACAAAAGCTGGAAATGTTCCCATTGTGGGAATGCATTTGCTTATAAAAGGTATCTGAAACAACACAAGAGAatacacactggtgagaaaccttttgcctgcacaGATTGCGGCCAAAGATTCTCACGTAAggaaagcttaaaaatacacacaagaacccacactggtgaggaaaaaccttttgcctgctcggtTTGTGGCCAAAGATTCTCTGAGAAGAAAAACTTAAATATGCACGCACTAACCCATTCAGGTGAGGAGAAACcttttgtttgttcattttgtgGCCAAAGATTCAATCGGAAGCAACACTTAAGAagtcacacaagaacacacactggtgagaaacctttcgcctgctcagtttgtgaccAAAAGTTTTctgagaagggaagcttaacaatacacacaagaactcacactggcgagaaaccttttacctgctcagtttgtggtcaaaggtTCTCAGAGAAAGGAAGCATGACAAGGCACACAAGAactcacactggtgagaaaccttttgcctgctcagtttgtggccaaagattttcagaaaagggacaTTTAataagacacacaagaacccacactggtgagaaaccttttgcctgctttGTTTGTGGGCAAATATTCTCTCAGAAGGAAAGCTTAAcaaggcacacaagaacccacactggagagaaacctttggTCTGCTCTGTTTGTGGACAAAGATTTTCagagaagggaagcttaacaaggcacacaagaacccacactggcgagaaaccttttgtatgctcagtttgtggccaaaGATTCTTAGTAAAGGGACACTTAttaagacacacaagaacccacactggtgagaaaccttttgcctgctcagtttgtggccaaaGATTCTTAGAAAAGGGACACttgaaaagacacacaagaacccatactggtgagaaaccttatGCCTGCTCAGTCTGTGGTCAAAGTTTCACagagaagggaagcttaaccaggcacacaagaacccacactggtgagaaacttTTCACTTGCTCACTTTGTGGCCAAAGCTTTTCTCGGAAGGAAAAGGTCAAAAGACACAAGTGTGCTGGTGAACCGAAATAA